The DNA sequence CTCAAGTCCTTGAAAATATAGATCCGCTGGAAAAGAGCAACTCAATGTTCAACCAACTGTTGCATTTGGAAAAATCAAAGAGAGAAACAAAAAGCTCATCGAGGCAAGGGATCGTACATGATTCAAGATCACCACGGACAAGCTCAACCAGCCCTTTTAAAGCCTTAGCACGAGCATCCAGTACTCCATCTCCATAACCACTGCCAGTTTCCATTTTGACAGATTCTAAAAGTTGTAAGCATATATCTGCGAGCACTGATGAAGAATCATCCTATATATGGAGAACATCTCCAGATAAATACATATCGCTACCACAGACTGGGATCAATATAAATTAACTAATAAACCACACACACTGTTACAACTTTTTTGTGTAGTACATTACCTGACCAAGCTCTAAGTGAAGTCCCACAAGAGCTTCTGAAGCAGCCACTAGATTTCAACAAAACAAGAACCGAGAATCAGAAGCTTACACTTAATCAACTCATTCCCATTCATCATAATAGATATCCTACTGTCTACCTTTAATAGCCAACGACGAAACTGCCAAGTCTTTAACTTTCTTAAGCTGCTCAATCGCTTCCTCATAATTCCCTCTACGACATaaacaaattcaataaatcataaatcagctacaaaatcaaatcaaaaataaaaataaaaattcctaACCAAGAACAACAGAAACTTCATACCTTTCCGAGAATAAGGTAGACATGCCAAGTAAGACAAGACCCTTCGAATTATCATCCTGCTGCGTAGATTGACACTGTTCCAACACTAATAAACCTTGTGCATATGATTCATCTACACACACAATCAGTTAAAACAGAAGagtcaataacacaataaccacACTACAACAGTAGAGACACATACATGCAACTAAACCTCAGTACTTAAATAACCCCTGAACCGGtttattattaatcatattCATTTATCGAGAGTAAAAATACAATGTCTATATCATGTAGAGCACATTACAACAGTAGAGATaaacacacatacatttaaacCTCTGTAAATTAATAATCCTGGAACCGGGAACTGATAAATTCTAAATTAGTACTAAATTATCGAGACTAAAAATACACTGTCTATATGATGTGGGACTAATTTATCGATTTATCGAGATTCtactaaatataaaaatggGGAAGCTAAAAAAGACCTGATTTTTGGGATCTTGCGAGAGACAGAGCATAATTAATCATCTCAACAGCAACTGGGCTGGCCTTAAAAACATCACTTGATGAAAAAAACCTAATCTTTTGTGATTTTGTGTTTGATAACTGTGATAAAAAGGTTGAATTACAAACGGGTTTGGAGAGCGAAAAAGTCGCCGAAAAAATCGGCCTCGCCGCCGTTGAGAGCTTGCTTGCAGCACGAAACATCGCGGAGTCGTCTcgattttgtttaaaaatcgAAGCTTTGAATTGGGTTCTATCTCGAAGTGCAGTGTCTGTGTAGCTTTATCTGTGATAACCCGTTTTGTATTCGGGTTGAAGAAGGACCCGATTTCGATCCgaggaaaaaatgaaaaaataacgccgctgccggggatcgAACCCGGGTCACCCGCGTGACAGGCGGGAATACTTACCACTATACTACAACGACTTGATGCTTTAGTTCTGAGAATTTTTACTAATTACTATAAATTTCGTTTGCTTATCTTGTGCATGTAGGTTTGCATGAGTTGAAGTATGTTTGCAGATTACATGAGTAGTTAAATATTCGTTTACATGATGTAGAAAAACTCTAATAATTCTAGTGCTAACTCTGGGAACATAAACAGGTAGATCTAATATATTCGACtactaataattttaaatcttcATATATCGAATATTATTTTGTGTTACGTCTATTTTCTGGTTCAAGCATCTTAAAGTCTGAGAATGCGGTGACAGATGTTTATGGATTAGGTCGAAGAATATAGTCGAGAATGAGTTGATACATGTTTGTGGATTTAAATAGATCAAAAAATGATTATTCAACTTTTGACCGCATaattgaaattaataatttcaaaattttacttgtttcaaataaaaatatatcattaatattatataataacttGCACTGCGGGCATTCTGATTTGTGACATCTCAGTAGAAGCTAAAGATTATTGTGAACAATTCTTCTCTAACCAATAAAGAATCACTGATCTTTAGGATAAGATGCTGTGGCAAATTGAGATCTGCCGCACCTGTAAATTTTGATGAGAAGACAAAGAAGAAAAGTACATTCTGGGGAGACAGCACTTGTAACTTATCGAAAAATCAAGCAAAGAGAGTCCAGCATATCCTAGCAACAGCCGTTTGTTAtgcaattatttttataacCTTGAGCTTGCAAGTTGTTATGGCAAACTGCAATATTCGGAGTGTCTGAAACCTCCAAGGTAATCGAATTCAATGAAGTTGTCGTCGCGCTACATTTTCAGTAAATGCAGAAATTTATTACTCCACCTGGTCACGTTTTTCCacgctcatttaaagtatagttttataatatatttttttaattttaaaaaaaatttatgaaactatactttatatgagttttaaaatgcgtgcaaacagtgtatgTAAACTATTCAGAGGGATGTAAATCTTTTCGAATTGAAGTAATCCTGTTGCAGTAATAAGAAGTGTATGTTTTAATGAGATGAAACTGTTAACCAGATAATCTAGTAATAACAGACTGCATGATTCAAAAATGATGATTAAGCTAAGCTAGGAATCTTTTTGCTTCTTGTATGTAGTGCTATAATATTTCTTAATCACGCTCCCGTAAAGTATAATTCTggaacttatttttgagattttctgaataaaaatttaataaaaagattaaaaataagctacaaaactatattttataagagaatTAAAACGTGTAGAAtgcaatgggacggagggagtgtcGAGTActgaaaaaaaacatataaattgtatgaaacagagggagtatctctGCTAATAAATCTCGGGATGAGCgagaattaaattcaaaatctgGGATAGAATTGAACATGATAGAGGAAGTATCTCTGCTAATAAATCTCGGGATGAGCGAGAATTGAATTCAGACTACGGGATAATGGGAATAACCCAGCTCGCCTAATTTGAAACATATGTAATATACGAAAAGGTTGAGGCGTGGCATAAACCTCGACTTCCTGCATTACTGAGGAATATATGTTAAAGGGGGGAGAATAAGATTCCTCCTAGCTAACAAATAAAACTGCATGTAAGAAACTGCAGTACAACTTGCCTATAAATACGTTAAGTCGCAAGAACATAATTCAGAGCATAAATATTCACTGGAAAAAGAAATATGGGCTCAATGGTCTGCGAAACAATTTTTGATCAGGAGCAGACTGCTCCAACCTTCGTCGGATCCTTAGAAGTACCAAATGTCCAGGAAATTGTCAGAGATAATTCGTCGCGTGTTCCTCAAATTTACATCAGGGACCAATATGAAATGCCAAAAGCTACTGATATGGCTCATCTAGTTACTGATATTCCTGTCATTGATTTATCTCTGCTCTCGAATGGCAACGTTGAGGAGCTGAAAAGACTCGATCAGGCATGCGCAGAATGGGGATTCTTTCAGGTTTTACAAATGCACTGCATGCTAAAACTTCACCTACTATAATAAACACTCTTTCTGAATATTCGTcgatttttataatttctgaatttttaatttttttataggtGATAAACCATGGAGTTCCAAGTGAGGTGCTGCAGAACATGAAGCAGAATGCAGATGGTTTTTTCAATCTGTCCCTCGAAGAGAAGAATAAGTTCTCGATGCCCCCTGACGACATACAAGGCTATGGTCATGCTTATGTTGTTTCTAAAGAGCAGAAGCTAGACTGGTCCGATGCACTGATGCTTGTTACCATGCCTCCAGAGTTCCGCAATCTTCAGTATTGGCCAACTAAGCCAGAAGGTTTTAAGTATGTCCCTGAACCATAACCTCgtaattaaacaaaatatttgaaatctttAGCTAAAACTTTAGTCATCCATTGTCATTGCAGGGAGATTATTGACAAATATTCAAAAGGACTTGCAACCGTTGGAGAGCAGCTCCTCGGCTCTATATCTCTGAATTTGGGACTAGAAAGGAACACTCTCATTAAAGAGCACAAGGGTTTGTCACAAGCTTTGCGTATAAACTACTATCCTCCTTGCTCTAGGCCTGATCAAGTACTCGGTATTAGTCCTCACTCGGACACAAGTTCAATAACTATACTACTACAGGAAGATCATCTGCATGGTTTGCAGATACACCATAATGGTGAGTGGATTCCAGTTAAGCCGATTCCAAACGCTCTGGTCATCAACATTGGAGATGTTATAGAGGTAACCGATTCTTCCAGACATATATAACGCGATGAAAAACTTGCTTTTCCATTACAACTCATCCTTTCTTTTTTTCCTGCAGATTTGGAGTAATGGGAAATACAAGAGCATTGAGCACCGAGCAGTGACAAATGAAAGTAAAGCAAGAATGTCATTAGCAGCTTTTCTCTTCCCAAACCTTGACAAGGAAATCGAGCCCTTTGACTGTGTAGTGAAATCACAAGGATTGCTTAAAAATTACAAGAAGGTCAAGTATGGAGACTATCTCCTCAATTCAATGAAGAGGAAAATGGAAGGAAAAACTCACACTGAAATGGCAAAAAATTGAACTCTAGAAAACAGAAATTATCACCAGGAACAAATGATCTAATAAAAGTGAAACGATGTTACGTGTAATGTTAAGAAACAGAACCTGGTTTTCTTTATTTACCAATGCAGTTTATCTTAATATCCAGACTGTGTTCATCGTGCTCTTACAATCTCCCTAAATTTTTAGTAATTAGACAACGATAACTAATCCGCTACTAACAGAATTCAAGACAAGAGATCAGGTGGTCCGGCTGAACAGAAGAAGGTACCTATAACTCTATAAGATATAAAAGTCCAGAGGTATAATCTGAAGAAGATCAAATAATTGTTTAACTTAAGCAATAATCTTCCTAATCCTGTTCTAATCCGTCGCGAATAGAATCTTTTTTAACTTAAGCAATAATCTTTTGTACAATCTAGAAACAGATTAAACTACATTTTACTGAAAGCATTTCTGCAAATAGGAGAAACACAGCAGGCAGTTGTCCCATGTTTGCTTAATAAGAAATCACGTAAAATACATCTGAAACCTCGAAAATTGACTGATGAAAATGCATACCAGACCAAACTGAGCTTCTTCAGTTATCCTTCCCAACCATTCCTCTGTCCTTTTCATCAAACTGATCAGGTTGACACATATATCCCCCAACACTTTTACCTACTCGATAAgcttaattaacaatttaacgCTGTCATAATCATAATCACGAGAGCTTAACAAACCCGAAATACAGATTTGCCTATACTAATTACCAGAAAAAGCTTGTAGAAATGTTAATTACTTAGATTGTCTTTGACCTCACTCAAAAGTTGCTCTCCAACAACAGTTGGTCCAGACGAAAGCTTGTTTGCTTCGTATTTCTTAACTATTCCAGCGTATTGGTTTCCTTTAAATCCAAACAAATAACACTGCTGCATGTATAGTGTTATAATATTATCCATGCATCACCTAAATCTGCAGAGCTTCACTTCTATATATACCCGCTTTTCGTAGCTTTTATTCAAACAAGATCCAATATCTATAAGCCTTTCTCACAAGAGAAACAGCAAGGATATTAAaaaacacacagacacacagTCAGAAGACAATCAAGCTGCTAAAAATGGAAATTTTCGGGATTCTTCTGTTTGCATTGTACTTCCTTCCTCATTTGGCCTCTGCAAGCAATGCAGGCTCTGTAACTAGGCATTACGAATTCAATGTGAGTTTCATCTTATACGTAATTATTCAGTTTATGTGTTTAATCATTTTTCGATATGTAACACTAACATGTGTCATTCTTTCTTAATTTGGCTACAAATAGATCAAGCTGCAAAATGTGACAAGACTGTGCCACAGCAAGAGCATTGTTACTGTGAATGGAAAATTCCCCGGTCCTCGGATTATAGCTAGAGAGGGGGATCGTCTGCTCATTAAAGTCATTAATCATGTCCCAAACAATATTTCCATCCACTGGTATAAACACATGCATGAACTTCTCTTGTCACAATTAGTATTGTAAGTTTCGAAAGCTAATTAAGGTTAAAATGCTACATTTTACATGGAACAGGCATGGAATTCGACAGCTTAGAAGCGGCTGGGCTGATGGTCCTGCATATATCACACAGTGTCCCATTCAAAGTGGCCAGAGCTATGTGTACAACTACACCATTGTTGGGCAAAGAGGAACTCTCTGGTGGCATGCTCATATTTCATGGCTAAGATCGACTCTCTACGGTCCACTTATTATTCTCCCCAAGAACAATGTGCCTTACCCTTTCCCCAAGCCCCATAAGGAAGTTCCAATCATATTTGGTAATCTCCACATTTTATACTATGTAAACTACCATTAGTCCTATTCAggttttataattttacatgaGACTCTTTCGTCGTTTTTTGTAGGAGAGTGGTTCAATGCTGATACCGAGGCCATTATAACTCAAGCTACACAAACTGGTGGAGGTCCTAATGTTTCGGATGCATACACATTCAATGGACTCCCTGGACCTCTGTACAACTGCTCCTCTAAAGGTATTCATTCTACAAATTAAGCTCGAAAAAGAAAGTGTACTAGTAGAATAGTAGATGATCACAGACAAGTTCACTTGTTCTAATTTATTATTGGTTTTCAAATGCAGACACATTCAAGCTAAAGGTGAAGCCAGGGAAAACATACCTTCTAAGATTTATCAATGCTGCACTGAATGATGAACTCTTTTTCGGCATAGCAAATCATAGTCTCACAGTTGTTGAAGCAGATGCAATCTACGTCAAACCATTCGAGACAGAAGTCATTCTACTCACCCCTGGACAAACAACAAATGTTCTCCTAAAGACCAAACCCCACCATCCCAAAGCCTCTTTTCTCATGACTGCTAGACCCTATGTCACAGGCGCTGGCACGTTTGATAACTCCACAGTTGCAGGACTTCTCCAATATGAAGGCTCTACGCGTCATACCATGAAAAAACTTCCGGTTTTTAAACCAACCTTGCCTTCCCTCAATGACACATCTTTTGCCACCAACTTCTCCAAGAAACTTCGTAGTCTAGCCAGTGCTCAATTTCCAGCCAATGTGCCTAAAAACGTCGACAAACAGATTTTCTTCACAGTAGGCCTCGGAACAAGCCCCTGTGGCCTTAAAAACCAGACTTGCCAGGGTCCAAATGGAACAAGATTTGCAGCTTCCATCAACAACATTTCATTCATTCAACCAACAACAGCCCTCCTTCAATCCCACTTTTTAGGCCAATCAAACGGCGTTTATAACCCGAATTTCCCTGTCAGTCCTGCATACTGGTTTAACTATACCGGAACCCCTCCAAACAATACTTTTGTGAGCAATGGCACAAAACTTATGGTTCTGCCATTCAACACAAGTGTGGAGCTAGTCATGCAGGATACAAGCATTTTAGGGGCCGAAAGCCATCCACTTCATCTCCATGGCTTCAATTTCTTTGTTGTTGGACAAGGTTTTGGCAACTATGATCCAAGTGTAGACCCTCAAAACTTCAACCTTGTGGATCCTGTTGAGCGCAACACTGTTGGCGTGCCCTCAGGTGGATGGGTTGCCATAAGGTTCCAAGCCGATAATCCAGGTTAGttgatttaaacattaaatacaTGGGTTTTAGTTTCCGATGCATGCCAAGATTAATTCACTAATTTCTAATACATGATTTTCGAGACATGCTTGAATTTTAAAGAAACTTAATAATTATGAGAGTTTCGGCTGAGACATGCATGTTTCagtcttaaaataaaattagaattctacaagtcataattttatttacgAGTTACGAGAATTTCGTCTGAGACATGCATGTTCGggtcttaaaataaaatttgaaatttttcgagacacaaatttttatatatgattaaatttttttgcttGTGTTGTAATTATTAGGGGTGTGGTTTATGCATTGCCATTTAGAGGTGCACACAAGCTGGGGTTTGAAGATGGCATGGCTTGTGTTGGACGGAAAGCTTCCGAATCAAAAGCTGCTGCCACCTCCTGCTGATCTTCCCAAATGTTAATTATTTTCAAGTCACAATATTGacttcaaaaagaattttattgttgagttgttattctttttctttttttgtttcttccttaattattttttttatttttcatttttgcaACATTTTCCTCTTGTCATTCTAGAATTGCTTGATAGCTGGTGCTCCGAGAAGAGTTgaaattgttatattttttctgATCTCTTGTAACATTgacaattattaatatacatttaaaatatttatcaattaagTTTACGCTATTCTCGTCCATACAAATATACAATAGAACCTCAATAAAAacctttaataataataaaataattataataactcAAGGCACTTTAGTCGCTATCTATCCGCAACTATATATACTCTGCATtacataattctttttttttttcacgaacaaataattttattcacatcaaatatattaaaaaatatatactgaAATCCAGGTACAAACTTCCGAACTGTCACCTACGATCTCAttgtaaaacaaaaaacaagatAGATAAATAACtgtttaattttcaaatcacGCAACACATAGAATATCcaaattttaatctaaaaacTATTACAATAACATCTCAAGTAATCCAACCTATGTCAAATGTGAAATTAGTAGCATCGTAATTGACCAATCATATAGGTACCATGTGTAATTGACCATCACATAAGTACCATGTGTAGTCCGATGTCCATAATTATTATCTACTAAATCAACTGATGTTGGAGGAACAAATATGAACAACTATTTATGATAAAAGGTGAGTTTTTGCAATATCCACAATGTCCCGGAATCAATACAAGTATTACGAGTATTATATAGATCTCCGAAAATACCGTCTAAACTACACAAACGcacacaaaaatatcaaaacataaaacgttagcatttcaaaaaaaaaacatcacttACAACTTCGATAACAAGatactcaataaaaaaattttcaaaaaaaaattaatttagcttttattgaaaaactagtAAACAGGCAAGAAAATGGGAGATGAATGGATGCAGCTAAAATCCTAATTATATGTGTTGACTCTCGACACACATGATTCTTTACGAGAATAGAGTCTTAGTAAGAGCAAGATAATAGAAAGCATTGATTACATAAATTTGTCCAAATCACACGTTTTAAAATATCGATTTTTCAATAGTGTGTCCATGGTTAagtatcaaattttttatatttaattcattttgattggctactATTTATTAATGTGATGATCCTTTGCATATACAAAAGCTCTAATGTTCCACtaatcaaaacaaactaaataGTCAACTTTAGCACTTAGCATATGCTGATGAGCACACACTCGCCAAACAATTATGTTATGAGAGTATGTCTCAGAAGCTCAATAAATTTAACACAATGAGAACATAGTCAATACCAAAAATCTTAGCAAAAGTAATAGCATTGAAAGAGTATCTCCAAAAAAATTGACTAAAATACTTacttgaaaaaaaagaaaatgatagGAGTAAATTTTGTTGAATTTATTGGATATTGTGTTTCAATATAAGCATTTAACAGTGAGTGTAAAATGCGGGGATAgaacttaatcggtgaagtcacgaaacaaatattaatcagaaattaattgaattgaccGGGGATTAATCGAAGATTTAATTAGCTTAGCGAGCTACGGAACATGAATTAATCGgacaccgacttttagaacatagacatattataatataatcaattatatgtttaataatttttaattgtttttgaaattttgtaggTACTATTTTACaagtaacaaaaaaattaaatctttgttctaaataaaaaatttaaacaaaaaataatcgAAAAGATAAACGAGAACTTTGGTCACCTTTATCTCAACTCTCCCTTTTTTCCTCGTAGGTGCATCATTCatcaaaaatcaaacaaaactacatgcaaaataaaacaaaagcgGTTACAAACATGTAACGTATTTCTGTACTTATCAACATATAAACATAacttaattgaaaaaaaaatttattcttcaaaaaaaaaaattaaaaaatacctaattaaaatataaaataatcataaatatatacaattctttttacacacaaaaaaaaaatataaataccacCTTTGTTTTAAAAGTTACAAAAACACAACGGCACCGACCCAAACCAAACTTGCCGGAGACCTCGCCGGAGCTCGCCGGTGATTCTCCGACCCCACCGAAACTTTCGCGATTTCCAAGAAAGAAACACACTTTCAGACACCCAGAATGGCGAATTTCTCGTTCCCCATCGCCATTGTATCAACTGGCATCGCTTTCATATACTTTTCTACTGTCTTTGTATTCATCAACCGGTGGTTCGGACTCGGGTCATCACCAGGGTTGATGAATGTTGTCATATACAGTGCTCTTGCAGtgatgtgtgtgtataattatGCCCTTGCTGTGTTTACTGACCCGGGTCGGGTCCCCTCGAATTTTCAACCCGATATTGAGGATTCTAGTAGCTCTGTTCATGAGGTCAAACGCAAGGTATATGTAtgaatttgtttgtgtttatgtGTGTTGAATTTACTCTACTTCAACCCCTTTTTTGTGTTTTCGAAAAGAATTGTATGTATGTTAACTCTCTCTGTGTGTGTCTTTGTGTGGATTGTGAGCTTGATCTTGCAATTAATGATGTTAATAAGCTGAGATGATCTGGATGTAAATGTCATGTGAACTAAATTTTTGTTGTTGAATTTGAAGTTTTGATCTTGGGTTTATTGTTGAGATATTCTGATGTTTTAGAGGAAATTGATGCAAAGATTTGTGGAAGATACCAATTTTGTGATGTGAAATATGTGATATTGATGGAATCAGGTTGACATATCGATTATATGTAGTTAGATTTCAGTACCTGAATTGGTATGATATCCTCTAAAACTGAATTGAAAAGAGATATTTTAAACCTCCTAACGGGAAGTAGAGATGGTAACTTATCATCTCGGTGCACGTGGCAGTGTGTGTTTTGACAACTGATTTCAAATTCAAGCAAAACGGTGTTGCATCTCCGAATTTTGTCCATCAGCCTTGCCATTGTTTTTATACGGCTCTGGCCTCATCTTTGTTTGGAAGAAGTTGTTTCCTTTGTTAGTTTCTCTGGTAGTACTGGCTTACGTGTTATATCATCTTGGCTGGTTCGTTAATGTGAATATTCTTTCCGCATATGTTGAATGGGATTCAATCATGTGATCTATGTTCTGCCTGATATTGAATTTGTATGTCATTGTAATAGTTTCTGTGTTAGTAATGGCTTACGTGTTATGCCATCTTGACTGGTTCGTTAATGTGAATATTCTTTCCGCATATATTGAAAGGGAATAATGTCATCTATTTTCTGCTTGATAttgaatttgtattttattgCTTGCAATTGTGGGGGGTTGACTTAATTTTGCTGACAATTTGTTGTTTACGCCTTACGGTTACATGGAAAGTTTATTTGTATACGGCTGATAGAATTTATCCGTTTTCTGGATGAGATGCTTGTATActtatcatttttctttctttttgtttgttcCCCAATTTGAATGACTTGCTtgacattatatatttttttcttaccGCAATTAACAGACTGTGTTTGTCACTTTGTCTAATCACATTTACAATGAGTTCCAGTCCATTCCGTTTCAAATGGCATGTTTCCAGCTTCATAATACTCtctaatgaaaaataataatctgTCTAATCAACCAATCAAA is a window from the Daucus carota subsp. sativus chromosome 8, DH1 v3.0, whole genome shotgun sequence genome containing:
- the LOC108197923 gene encoding S-norcoclaurine synthase 1 encodes the protein MGSMVCETIFDQEQTAPTFVGSLEVPNVQEIVRDNSSRVPQIYIRDQYEMPKATDMAHLVTDIPVIDLSLLSNGNVEELKRLDQACAEWGFFQVINHGVPSEVLQNMKQNADGFFNLSLEEKNKFSMPPDDIQGYGHAYVVSKEQKLDWSDALMLVTMPPEFRNLQYWPTKPEGFKEIIDKYSKGLATVGEQLLGSISLNLGLERNTLIKEHKGLSQALRINYYPPCSRPDQVLGISPHSDTSSITILLQEDHLHGLQIHHNGEWIPVKPIPNALVINIGDVIEIWSNGKYKSIEHRAVTNESKARMSLAAFLFPNLDKEIEPFDCVVKSQGLLKNYKKVKYGDYLLNSMKRKMEGKTHTEMAKN
- the LOC108197718 gene encoding laccase-17: MEIFGILLFALYFLPHLASASNAGSVTRHYEFNIKLQNVTRLCHSKSIVTVNGKFPGPRIIAREGDRLLIKVINHVPNNISIHWHGIRQLRSGWADGPAYITQCPIQSGQSYVYNYTIVGQRGTLWWHAHISWLRSTLYGPLIILPKNNVPYPFPKPHKEVPIIFGEWFNADTEAIITQATQTGGGPNVSDAYTFNGLPGPLYNCSSKDTFKLKVKPGKTYLLRFINAALNDELFFGIANHSLTVVEADAIYVKPFETEVILLTPGQTTNVLLKTKPHHPKASFLMTARPYVTGAGTFDNSTVAGLLQYEGSTRHTMKKLPVFKPTLPSLNDTSFATNFSKKLRSLASAQFPANVPKNVDKQIFFTVGLGTSPCGLKNQTCQGPNGTRFAASINNISFIQPTTALLQSHFLGQSNGVYNPNFPVSPAYWFNYTGTPPNNTFVSNGTKLMVLPFNTSVELVMQDTSILGAESHPLHLHGFNFFVVGQGFGNYDPSVDPQNFNLVDPVERNTVGVPSGGWVAIRFQADNPGVWFMHCHLEVHTSWGLKMAWLVLDGKLPNQKLLPPPADLPKC